The Tautonia plasticadhaerens nucleotide sequence ACCGGAAGGCCGAGCGGGCCGCCTCGGCGTCGAACCCGGCCATCCCCTCGGGCCCGGAGTCGACGAGGGAGACGAGGGCCTCCAACGACTCGACGAACGGGGGGCTTGTCAGCCGGGGGGCCATCGAGTCGGGGTCGAACAGGAAGGAGAAATCGTCCCGGTGCAGCCCCAGGGCGGAGGCCCGGGCCAGGAACGTCTCGGCGCCGAGCCGGTCGACCTCGTCCCCCCCCAGGGCCAGGGCGATCCCCGACTCGGCCTGGCCGTCGCCGTCCCAGTCCTTGCCGTCGAGGAACCGGGCCAGGGCGTCGAGCTGTTCCCAGGTCTCCGGCACGTCCAGCGAGACGCCCCCGGCCTCGGCCTCGGCCCGGATCGCCTCCCCCTCCAGCGCCGAGGCCCGGTAGACGAGCACCAGCGCCGCGCCGCCGAGGGGCAGCGCGACCCGCTCCCCGCCGTACTTCGAGACCTGCTCGCGGTACGGCTCGGCGACCTGGTCGTAGGCCAGTTCCTCGCCGGGGAGTCCCCCGGCGTCGGCGTCGGCGTCCCGGTCGTCGTCGGGCTCGGGGGGGGCGACGAGGGAGTCGGGGAGGGGAGCCAGGGCCCCCCGGTCGATCAGGGCGCCGAGCCGGTCGCCGGGGAAGACGACCAGGTCGACGCCGTCGAGGTCGTCGGCCTCTGCCTCCGTCCGGGCGTCGATCGAGACGGAGCCGCCCCGGCTGCGCTCCCACTCCCCCCGGCGGTCGTCGATCGCCTCGGCCAGGCCCGGATCCCCCAGGACCGCGACGCGCAGGGCGACCCCCCGGTAGGGCTCGACCGGCCCGGTCGCCGTCGAGCCCCGCTGACCGCACCCCGACGCCGCCGCGATCAACCCGACCGCCAGCGCGACCGCCGCCGCCCGATCGCCCTGTCGCCCCATGCTCCGGGCCCGCCCCTTGGTTGCTACAGACCGGGACCTGCTCGCCGCGTGCCGAATCGCGGCCGGAGGGCCCCGGACGTTCCTCCCGGATCATGGTAAATCCCCCCGGCGGGCCGGTCAAACCGCCCCGGGCCTCGGGCCCAGCCCCCGGGCCGGCCGGGGGGCCGGCGTCGCCCCTGTGGTCGATTCCGCCTAGTTTGACCGGGAGCCGGCACGGCCCCGGCCCAGAGGAGGTCAAGGCACGGCCGGGCACCCTCCGATATGAGGGGGGATGGTTGACCGGAGCGACGCGGCACGTGACCCGGGCCGGTGCGGATCGATCCCAGGAGGATCGACCCGGATCGGGCCGGTCGGGCGATCGAGCCAGGGGCGACCGACCGGCCGGCCGACCGGATCGTCGGCTTCAGGAGCAGGAGAGTGGCGGCGATGGACCCACGATTCGTCCCCGACCGAGCCGCGACGCAGCGCGACGGCGGACGCGACCCGATCGGCCGGCCCGGAGGCGGCGGCGGCCCCGAGCCCGTGCTGCCCAGCCGGCTCGGCGCGATGGCCGAGTGCCGGCAGGCCCTCGGCAAGGGCCGGGGGCCGGTCCTGCTGACCGGCGAGGCCGGTTCGGGCAAGACCTGGGCCTGGAGGAGGCTGGCGACCGAGCGCCCGGGGCTGGGCCCCGGCCCCGGATCCTGGCGCTGGCTGGGCCTGGACGCGACGCCGTCGGACGACGGCGTCGACCTCGTCCGGCGCGCCCTCCGCAACCTCGGCCGGGCCGACTCGGGCAGCCTCCCCGACCCCCGGTCCGCCCTGGCCGAGGAGCTCCGGGAGCAGGCCGAGGACGGCCGGCGCTGGGTCCTGGTGCTCGACGAGGCGCAGAACGCCACCGACGCCGCCCTGGAGGAGTTCCGGCTGCTCTCCAACCGGCTCGGCCGCCCCGACGGCTTCGCCGGGCTGCTGCTGGTCGGCCGCACGGAACTGGCGATGAGGCTCCGGGCCCGGGCCTGGGAGTCGCTCGAATCGAGGCTCGCCGCGGGCGTCCGGCTCGGGCCGATCGACGCCGAGGAGGCCGGGACCCTGATCTGCTGGGCCGCCCCCGGCCGACGCTGGGAGCGGCCGACGGTCGAGGAGTTGCACGCCCGGTCGATGGGCAATCCGACCCGGCTGATCCGCCTGGCCGATCGGGTCGACGCCCCCCGGGTCGAGTCGGGCCCCGCCCCTTCGCCCTCCACCCCGACGCCGGCGGTCCCCGCCCCGGCCCCTGCCGCCCCCCGCCGACGGCCCTCCGGGGAGGCCCGGGCCCCCGAGGTCGCCCGCCGGGTCGACCCGGATGCGGGGCCGGCGGCCCCCGGCCGATCGGGCCTGGCGCGGATCGAGCCCGCCTCGGCCACCCCGCCGGCCCCCCGGCTCGTCGAGGCCCGTCCCCCGCTCCGGTTCGAGGACGGCCTGATCGAGGTCGGCTGGTCCGAGGCCGACCTCGACCTCGATGCCGATGCCGAGGCCGAGGCCGGCTTCGAGGGTGAGCAAGACGCCGACGACGAGGCCGGGGCCGACGACGATACCGACGCCGACGACGGGGCCGGGGCCGACGCCCTCCCCTCGTCGGCGGTCGCCTGGCCGTCGGGCGGGTTGCTCGAACCGGACGAGGCCGAGGCGCCTGCCTCCCGGGCGACGACCGACCTGCCGAGGGGGCCGATCACCGAGGCGATCGACGACCCCTACGCCTCGATCCAGGCCCGGCTCGAGTGGGAGATCGCCCGGGGCGCCGCCGGGTCCGACCCGGCCCCGCCCCGCCCGGCCCCCGTCCCGGGTGCTGGCCCCGCCGAGGCCGGGGGGAGGCGAGGACCGTCGAGGCCCTTCGTCGGCGAGCGGGAGGAGGCCGACCGGCGGCCGACCCTGTCGCCGTCCCCGTCGCAGGTCCGGGCCGAGGCGGGGCAGGAATTCGCCCCGTACGGCCGCCTGTTCTCCCAGCTCGGCTCGCCGAGCGACGCGGACTGACCGGCCAGGCCGGCCCGTCCCCCGGTCCCCGGGCGGGCACGGGCGGGGCGAGCCGGGCCGGACGCGAGGACCGCGACGGAATGGGTGAACGTCCCTGGACCGATCGCCGAATAAGGATTACCAAGGAAACGCGACTTCCCTCCTCCCCCTGGGGGGCGGGATCGCTCGGGAGGGCGGGTGTCGTCGCGCGTTGCCAGAGATGCTCCCGCAGCCCCCCGATTCCCGCGGGGGGCCCTCGCGCAACGAGTGGCCTCGGCGAGCGACCCCCGGATCCGTCCGGGATCGCGGGCCGGGACACCTGGGGCGGCACCCGCCCTTCCCGTTCCCTCCGCTCCCCCCCCGGCCCGGCATGCCCCGGGCCTCGTCATGGGCCGGCCCCGGTCGCGTCCCCCCGGGCATCCTCCCGGGGCGAGGCCGGTCGAAGTGGGCTGCCGATCCCGATCGTCGGCGGATATGCTAGGGTTCCCCTGACCGGGAGGATCCACATGGCCGGAGCCTCCCCCGATCCCCCGATCGGGGGCGAGGAGGTCCCGGTCGGCCCAGCCCCGACACCGACTCCGGGATCGATCGTGAGCACCGAGCCCAACACCCGCCCCGCCGACCTCGCACCCGCCCCGGACCGGCCTCCCCGCCTGGTCGTCTCGCTCTGCACCTACAACGAGGCCGAGAACCTCGACCCGCTCGTCCGGGCGGTCCGCAAGTACGCGCCCCATGCCGACGTGCTGGTCATAGACGACAACTCCCCCGACGGCACCGGCCGCGTCGCCGACCGGCTCGTCGCGGAGATGCCCGGCGTCCACGTGATCCACCGCGCCGGCAAGCTCGGCCTGGGCACGGCGGCCGTCGAGTCGATGAAGTTCGCCGTCCGCCACGGTTACGACTACATCCTCAACCTCGATGCCGACTTCAGCCACCCCCCCCGGTTCATCCCCGACCTGCTGGCCGGGATGGGCGAGCACGACGTGATGATCGGCTCGCGCTACGTCCCCGGCGGCGGGATCGACAGCGCCATGTACGACGCCAAGCGGAAGCTGATGAGCTGGGGCATCAACACCTACGCCCGCCTGCTGCTCGGCCTGCCCTCGAAGGACAACAGCGGCTCGTTCCGCTGCTACCGGGTCTCCAGGCTCGCCGAGCTGGACCTGGACGGCATCAAGTCCCGGGGCTACTCCTTCCTGGAGGAGGTGCTCTACCTCTGCCGGAGGGTCGGCTGCCGGATCGGTGAGACGCCGATCGTCTTCGAGGACCGCCGCGCCGGGGCCTCGAAGATCAACACGGCCGAGGTCGTCCGGGCCCTGGAGGTGATCGCCCGCCTCGGGATCTCCCGGCCGTTCCGGCGTCGGCCCGCGACGCGCAACGACCGGTCGGCCGTCCGGGCCTGACCCGGCCCGAACCGCCCGGCGACCGGCGGGGCCGTCACAGCAGCCAGAAGGAGGCGACGACCGCCGCCGCGAAGCCGACCAGCCAGAGGACGCCGAGCGCCAGCCCCGCCCGGTCGACCCAGTCGGACTCCGGGCCCGGCGACCATCGGCCCCCCATCGCGAGGACCAGCCAGGAGACGGCCACCAGCGGGGCGACGTTCGACGGGAACGAGGCCGCGTAGAGCCACGACTCGACCCCGATCGGGTAGTTCAGCATCAGCGGCAAGTCGTTGAACGTCTCCAGCACCAGTCCCGAGAGCACCGCGATCGAGGCGACGAAGCCGGGGCGGTCGCGGAGCAGGGCCCAGCCCGGCCTCGGCCGCCGGAGCCGGATCGGGATGAGGGCGATCGACGCGCACAGGGCGACCCAGCAGGCCCCGGCGACGGGGACCGAGAGCAGGGCGTCCACCGGGCCCCGGAGGGTCTGACGGACCATCACCGCCCGCGTCATCGCGGACGCGACCCCGGCGGCGGCGATCAGGAGGAGCAGGTCCGCCAGGGTGAATCGCCGCCTCGGGAGAGTTCCCATGCCGTGACTGTCCCGTCGGGTGGCCGGGCCGGTGCGGATGCCCCGCTGACGCGATCAGGGGTCGACGGAGAAGAGGACGTGGCGGCCGTCGGCGACGTCGTCGAGGCGGCCCCGCCCGTCGGGCAGGGCGCGGAGGTGCCGGGCCTCGTCCCCGGACGGCGCGAAGTGGACGCCTCGGCCGGCCATCGGATCGCCCCGTGCTCCCGGGCCTCGGATCCTCGCGGGGTCGGTGCGGGACGACGGCCGATCGGAGCCCGTCGGCGATCGGGTCGATCGATCAGCCGGCGTCGCGCTCCCGGACGGTCAGGTAGACCTCCTGGCAGGTCTCGGCGACGCGCTCGCCGAGGTTGTGGTACTTCACCTCCAGCTGGCCGGAGTACATGCTCAGCACCTTGCAGAGGAAGGCCGAGTGGGCGGCGTCGGCCTCCTCCTCGGCGAACTGCTGGAGCGACTCCTCGATCTGGTCGGCCAGGTACAGGAGGAACTGGGCCTGGCCCTTGACCTCGGCCAGGGCGCGGTGCAATTCGGGGGAGCCGCCGGGGTCCCGGGGCCCCTCGGCGACGCGGCCGGGGGCCGGGCCCGGGACCTCGGAGTCGAGGGCGGCGGCGGAGCCGTCGCCATTGCTGGCGGCGGGGGATTCGACGGGTCGGCCGTTCATGCGGCGTCCTCCGAGCCGAAGCCGGCGGGATCGCCGTTGACCAGGGTTTCCAGCGAGCCGCAGAGCTCGCCCACGAGCCTCATGTTCTCGCACTCGACGGCGAGGTTGGAGGCGTGCATCTCGATCAGCTGGCGGAGGAAGATCCGCGTGCCCGGGTCGGATTCCCCCTCGAACCGTTCCACGTCGGCGACGGCGGCCCGGACGAGGTAGTCCATGAACTGGAGCTTGCCCCGGATCGAGGTGCAGAGCTTGTCCAGCTGGCCGAGCTCGGCGGAAGGCGGGAGGGTCGAAGCAGGTAGCGACATCCGTATCTCCCCGACCCCGGGGGTCGGTTGCTCGACTCGACGAGAGGGTGCCTGCCCGATCGGGACGCGGTCCGATGCGTCGCGACGCGATCGACCGCGGCCCCCGGGCCGACGGCGGGCGGGGCGATGGCCCGGGGGCCGGCGTCCCGCCCGTCGACGTTCCGTGAGAGTGCACTGGAGGGTAACCGGATCGCCCCCGACCGACAAGCGGTTTTCCCCGCCCCCCCCTGGCGAGGCGTCGGGCCCGGGGTATCATGCGCCTCGACGGCCGGGCCCCGGCCCGACGGGGGCGGGGCCGGCCTCCCCTCCGAGTCGTCCGCCAGCCGCACGCACCCCGGGAGCAACGACCATGACCCTGACCCGACGCCGCCTGCTGATGGCCTCCGGCGCCGCCGCCCTCGGCGCCTCGGCGATGAGCCGCACCCTGCTCGGCGCCCAGGACGGCGACCGCAAGCGGATCCTCTACTTCACCAAGAGCTCCGGCTTCCAGCACTCGGTGATCAACCGCGAGGCGGACCAGCTCGCCCACTCCGAGACGATCCTCATCGAGGTCGGCAAGGAGCACGGCTTCGACGTGACCGCCTCCAAGGACGGCCGCCTCTTCGAGCCCGACCGGATCGACGAGTGGGACGGCTTCGTCTTCTACACCACCGGCGACCTCACCGAGCCCGGCTCCGACGGCAACCCCCCCATGTCCCCCGAGGGCCTGGAGGCCTTCCTCGAGGCGATCCGGTCGGGCCGCAAGGGGTTCGTCGGCATCCACTGCGCCACCGACACCTTCCACGCCCCCCCGGACGAGGGGCCCACGCCCTTCGTCGAGATGATCGGCGCCGAGTTCATCACCCACGGCCCGCAGCAGGTCGCCACGGTGAAGGTCGTCGACCCGGACTTCCCCGGCGCCGGGCCGTTCGGCCCGACGTTCGAGATCAACGACGAGTGGTATGCCTTCCGCAACATGTCCGACCAGATCCACGCGATCATGGTCCAGGTGACCGAGGGCATGCAGAGCGGCCCCCGCAACGACTACGGGCGCCCGGACTACCCCAACACCTGGGTCAAGCGCTACGGCGAGGGCCGGGTCTTCTACACCTCGATGGGCCACCGCGAGGACGTCTGGACCAACCCCAAATATCAGGGCCTGCTCATCGGCGGCCTGAACGTCGCCACCGGCCGGGCCGAGGCCGACTTCACCCCGAACGTCTCCGAGGTCACCCCGGGTTACCAGACCCTGCCGGGCTGATCCCCGGGCGGCAGGGAGGCAGATGCCGGGGGCGGGGCGGATCGGATGAGCCCGAATCGCCCTCCGTCCCCCGGCGTCCTTCCCATTCCCCTGGCCGTCAGCCGCCCGCCGCCACCCCCGGCCCGGGGCGGTCGTCGGCGGGGGGCTCGATCTTGCGGATGAGCACGCCGTCCCCGACCTTCCAGAGGAAGAGCGTGCCGGTGTCGTCCCCGGCGGCGACGATCGACCCGTCGGCCGAGGTGGCGACGCCGTGGACGTAGTCGGTCGCCCCGGCATAGGACCGCTGGGCCCGGCCGTTCTCGGCGTTCCAGAGCCGCACCGTCGTGTCCCCCGAGGCGCCCAGCACCTCCTCCTTGCCGGGGATCCAGCGCACCGAGGTCACCTGGTTGCCGGCCTCCTGCGAGGTCCGGAGCTGCTCCCCCTTCTCGTAGTCCCAGAACTTCAACACCGTGTCGGCCCCCCCGCTGACGAGCCGGGTGCCGTCGGCGTTCCAGTCCACCGACAGGACGTGGTGGGTGTGGCCCTCGAACGTCTCCACCAGCTCCCAGGAGGGCACGGCCACGACCTTGACGAACTTGTCGGCCGCGGCGCTGGCCAGGGCCGAGCCGTCGGGGCGGAAGCGGAGGCCGAAGACGGTGTCGGAGTGCAGCTCGGGCAGGTCGAGCCTCAATTCGCCCGACTCCGCGTCCCAGAGCTTCACCTCGCCCGAGCCGGCCGGTTCGCCGCCCCCGGTGGCGATCAGGGAGCCGTCGGGGCTGAAGTCGATGGCGAGCACGCGGAAGGCATGGGGCCCGAGCGTCCGGTGCAAGGACCACTTGCCGGACACGCCCCAGAGCTTGATCGCCTGGTCCTCGGCCCCCGAGACGACCCGGCCGTCCCCGGCGAACGCCAGGGCGTCGACCGCCGCCACCTTCGCCGGGTCGTCCGCCGCCACGTGGCCGAAGGCCGCCACGCCGGTCCCCGTCCCCGCTTCCCAGACCTTCAGGCCCGTCGCCCCCGAGGTGGCCACCCGGTCCCCCGAGGGCGAGAACGCCACGGCCCGGACGCCCCCCTCGTGCCCGACCAGCTCGGGGCCGGCCGAGCCGTCGGCCATCGACCAGAGCCGGGCCGTGCCGTCGTCGGAGCCGCTCAGGACGGACTGGCCGTCGGGCGAGATCGCCAGGGCCCGGACCGGGCCGGAGTGGGCCTCGATCGTGCGAGTCGCCGAGCCGTCCTCCGCCTCCCAGACGCGCACCGAGCCGTCATCGCCGCCGGTGATCACCGTCGAGCCGTCCGGCGCCGAGGCGATCGCGAGCACGGCGCCGTCGTGCCCGTCCAGCTCGATCGGCTGCGCGTCCTCGGCCGGTGCGGCGGGCCCTTCGTGGAGTGTCCAGAGTCGGGCCCGGCCGTCGTCCCCGGCGGTGGCGAGGCGAGTCGTCCCCGGGCCGACGAAGGCGAGCGCCCGGACGGCCCCCTCATGCCCCTTCCATTCTCCGATCGACGAACCATCCTCCACCTTCCAGAGCCGGACGACCCCGTCCGGGCTCCCCGAGGCGGCGACGGAGCCGTCGCTCGACAGCGCCAGCGACCGCACCGGGGCCTTCTCCGGCTGGTCCATCTGGCGGCGCTGGGCGGCGTCCGCCCCGTCCCAGACCCGGATCGAGCCGTCCTCGCCCCCGGAGACGATCGTCGATCCGTCGATCGTCGAGGCCAGGGCGTTGACCTTCGCCCCGAGGCCGTCGAGGGTCTTCTCCAGGGTGCGGGTCGGCGCGTCCCAGACGGTGGCGACCCGGTAGCTGCCGGCGGCGAGCCGGGAGCCGTCGGCGCTGAACCGGACGGACTGGATCAGGTCCTGGTGGCCGCCGAGCCGGA carries:
- a CDS encoding ABC transporter substrate-binding protein, with amino-acid sequence MGRQGDRAAAVALAVGLIAAASGCGQRGSTATGPVEPYRGVALRVAVLGDPGLAEAIDDRRGEWERSRGGSVSIDARTEAEADDLDGVDLVVFPGDRLGALIDRGALAPLPDSLVAPPEPDDDRDADADAGGLPGEELAYDQVAEPYREQVSKYGGERVALPLGGAALVLVYRASALEGEAIRAEAEAGGVSLDVPETWEQLDALARFLDGKDWDGDGQAESGIALALGGDEVDRLGAETFLARASALGLHRDDFSFLFDPDSMAPRLTSPPFVESLEALVSLVDSGPEGMAGFDAEAARSAFRSGEAALLIDRADRASTWLEPDDEAELGVARLPGSPKMFETLRNAYDEADPPNRPGYLPGGGGWLVGVSASSAAPGAAGDFARYLIEPETASRLRIDPRVPTIPVRTPLIGQGPAQARDLPGLSSRDWSDAVSKTFLADRVLVGLRIPGAREYLADLARAVASASSGEEAPGDALEAAAGAWDARTDGLGRDRQAWHYQRSLNAFSTADTPPR
- a CDS encoding ATP-binding protein; the protein is MDPRFVPDRAATQRDGGRDPIGRPGGGGGPEPVLPSRLGAMAECRQALGKGRGPVLLTGEAGSGKTWAWRRLATERPGLGPGPGSWRWLGLDATPSDDGVDLVRRALRNLGRADSGSLPDPRSALAEELREQAEDGRRWVLVLDEAQNATDAALEEFRLLSNRLGRPDGFAGLLLVGRTELAMRLRARAWESLESRLAAGVRLGPIDAEEAGTLICWAAPGRRWERPTVEELHARSMGNPTRLIRLADRVDAPRVESGPAPSPSTPTPAVPAPAPAAPRRRPSGEARAPEVARRVDPDAGPAAPGRSGLARIEPASATPPAPRLVEARPPLRFEDGLIEVGWSEADLDLDADAEAEAGFEGEQDADDEAGADDDTDADDGAGADALPSSAVAWPSGGLLEPDEAEAPASRATTDLPRGPITEAIDDPYASIQARLEWEIARGAAGSDPAPPRPAPVPGAGPAEAGGRRGPSRPFVGEREEADRRPTLSPSPSQVRAEAGQEFAPYGRLFSQLGSPSDAD
- a CDS encoding polyprenol monophosphomannose synthase, translated to MSTEPNTRPADLAPAPDRPPRLVVSLCTYNEAENLDPLVRAVRKYAPHADVLVIDDNSPDGTGRVADRLVAEMPGVHVIHRAGKLGLGTAAVESMKFAVRHGYDYILNLDADFSHPPRFIPDLLAGMGEHDVMIGSRYVPGGGIDSAMYDAKRKLMSWGINTYARLLLGLPSKDNSGSFRCYRVSRLAELDLDGIKSRGYSFLEEVLYLCRRVGCRIGETPIVFEDRRAGASKINTAEVVRALEVIARLGISRPFRRRPATRNDRSAVRA
- a CDS encoding ThuA domain-containing protein, yielding MTLTRRRLLMASGAAALGASAMSRTLLGAQDGDRKRILYFTKSSGFQHSVINREADQLAHSETILIEVGKEHGFDVTASKDGRLFEPDRIDEWDGFVFYTTGDLTEPGSDGNPPMSPEGLEAFLEAIRSGRKGFVGIHCATDTFHAPPDEGPTPFVEMIGAEFITHGPQQVATVKVVDPDFPGAGPFGPTFEINDEWYAFRNMSDQIHAIMVQVTEGMQSGPRNDYGRPDYPNTWVKRYGEGRVFYTSMGHREDVWTNPKYQGLLIGGLNVATGRAEADFTPNVSEVTPGYQTLPG
- a CDS encoding c-type cytochrome domain-containing protein is translated as MLNRPTLAALLATTLAAPAVALAQGGPIEVAVPDREGPVSFWNEVIDILDNRCIGCHNVALAENGLNMEEIAFMIEGGDSGPAIVPGKADESLLFKMAAHRVEPFMPPVGDDLEPMTPDELGLLKLWIDQGAKDDPAEMTEEPADSPAIELGELPPGVNPVLAVDLTADGGEVAIGRANVVQVYDTRSGLEVVRLGGHQDLIQSVRFSADGSRLAAGSYRVATVWDAPTRTLEKTLDGLGAKVNALASTIDGSTIVSGGEDGSIRVWDGADAAQRRQMDQPEKAPVRSLALSSDGSVAASGSPDGVVRLWKVEDGSSIGEWKGHEGAVRALAFVGPGTTRLATAGDDGRARLWTLHEGPAAPAEDAQPIELDGHDGAVLAIASAPDGSTVITGGDDGSVRVWEAEDGSATRTIEAHSGPVRALAISPDGQSVLSGSDDGTARLWSMADGSAGPELVGHEGGVRAVAFSPSGDRVATSGATGLKVWEAGTGTGVAAFGHVAADDPAKVAAVDALAFAGDGRVVSGAEDQAIKLWGVSGKWSLHRTLGPHAFRVLAIDFSPDGSLIATGGGEPAGSGEVKLWDAESGELRLDLPELHSDTVFGLRFRPDGSALASAAADKFVKVVAVPSWELVETFEGHTHHVLSVDWNADGTRLVSGGADTVLKFWDYEKGEQLRTSQEAGNQVTSVRWIPGKEEVLGASGDTTVRLWNAENGRAQRSYAGATDYVHGVATSADGSIVAAGDDTGTLFLWKVGDGVLIRKIEPPADDRPGPGVAAGG